A part of Caretta caretta isolate rCarCar2 chromosome 1, rCarCar1.hap1, whole genome shotgun sequence genomic DNA contains:
- the PHLDA1 gene encoding pleckstrin homology-like domain family A member 1 — MLESGCKALKEGVLEKRSDGLLQLWKKKRCILTEEGLLLVPPKQPQPGPPAAEPPAAKIKELHFSHMKTVDCVERKGKYVYFTVVMAEGKEIDFRGPQEQGWNAEITLRLVQYKNRQAILAVKSTRQKQQHLAQQHPGHRLRSASNSA; from the coding sequence ATGCTGGAGAGCGGCTGCAAGGCGCTGAAGGAGGGCGTGCTGGAGAAGCGGAGCGACGGGCTGCTGCAGCTGTGGAAGAAGAAGCGCTGCATCCTGACCGAGGAAGGGCTGCTCCTCGTGCCCCCCAAGCAGCCGCAGCCGGGCCCCCCGGCCGCCGAGCCGCCGGCCGCCAAGATCAAGGAGCTGCACTTCTCCCACATGAAGACGGTGGACTGCGTGGAGCGGAAGGGCAAGTACGTGTATTTCACCGTGGTCATGGCCGAGGGGAAGGAGATCGACTTTCGGGGCccgcaggagcagggctggaacgCCGAGATCACGCTGCGGCTGGTGCAGTACAAGAACCGCCAGGCCATCCTGGCCGTCAAGTCCACccgccagaagcagcagcacctgGCCCAGCAGCACCCGGGCCACCGCCTCCGCAGCGCCTCCAACTCCGCGTAG